One segment of Triticum aestivum cultivar Chinese Spring chromosome 2A, IWGSC CS RefSeq v2.1, whole genome shotgun sequence DNA contains the following:
- the LOC123189212 gene encoding histone-lysine N-methyltransferase ASHH1, whose translation MEEEPTEAPLYIHIETNDFSYRRHKRQKEEDIAVCECQYDLMDPDSACGERCWNVSTNTECTPGYCRCGVYCKNQRFQKSQYARTRLVKTEGRGWGLLADENITAGQFVIEYCGEVISWKEAKRRSQTYEDQGLTESYIIYLNADESIDATKKGSLARFINHSCQPNCETRKWTVLGEVRVGIFAKQDIPIGTELSYDYNFEWFGGVMVRCLCGATGCSGFLGAKSRGFQEATYLWEDDDDRFSVENIPLYDSTDDEHTSIPKDTILAKDEPVTQENNSNIVHTTENPEIASSNEFTPLSVEPLTASSDELTPMTIEPLIAVPVGVDIMENGLPEYGTQYSDDTTQNSMHKVAKLENQSSPQNNNHHTELVLVRPTPKFRGGKAKRGLRKQLNVADICDRLASAAARQEILFCEEVKKQATAEIDALYDEIRPAIEEHERDSQDNVSTSLAEQWIEASCCKYKAEFDLSAAIIKNLASTPLRAKEDVNPREQNGVLYLQNGP comes from the exons ATG GAGGAAGAGCCTACAGAGGCACCACTTTACATCCATATCGAGACTAATGATTTTTCATACAGAAG GCACAAGCGGCAGAAGGAGGAGGACATAGCTGTATGCGAGTGCCAGTATGATTTGATGGATCCAGATAGCGCATGTGGAGAGAGGTGCTGGAATGTCTCGACTAACACAGAGTGCACGCCTGGCTATTGCCGCTGTGGTGTATACTGCAAGAACCAG CGATTTCAAAAAAGTCAATATGCTAGGACAAGGCTGGTAAAAACTGAAGGGCGTGGATGGGGTCTTTTGGCTGATGAAAATATTACA GCTGGACAATTTGTTATTGAATATTGTGGAGAAGTAATATCATGGAAGGAAGCCAAGCGGAGATCTCAAACATATGAAGACCAGG GTCTAACGGAGTCTTATATTATTTACCTCAATGCTGATGAGTCTATTGATGCAACAAAGAAAGGGAGTCTGGCCAGATTTATCAACCATTCGTG CCAGCCGAACTGTGAGACAAGAAAATGGACTGTCCTCGGGGAAGTAAGAGTTGGCATTTTTGCAAAGCAAGATATTCCTATTGGAACGGAATTATCCTATGACTATAATTTTGAGTGGTTTGGTGGTGTGATGGTGCGGTGCCTCTGTGGAGCTACCGGATGTTCAGGGTTTCTTGGGGCAAAATCACGTGGTTTCCAG GAGGCCACATACCTGTGGGAAGATGATGATGACAG GTTTTCTGTTGAAAATATCCCTCTTTATGACTCTACTGATGACGAACATACAAGCATTCCGAAGGACACCATTCTAGCAAAAGATGAGCCAGTCACCCAAGAAAATAACAGCAACATAGTGCATACCACTGAGAATCCTGAGATTGCAAGCTCAAATGAATTCACGCCATTGAGTGTTGAACCATTGACGGCTAGCTCAGATGAACTCACACCAATGACTATTGAACCACTGATAGCTGTTCCAGTGGGAGTTGATATTATGGAGAATGGATTGCCCGAATATGGCACACAATATTCTGATGACACCACACAAAATTCAATGCATAAAGTTGCGAAGCTTGAGAATCAAAGTTCTCCCCAGAACAATAACCATCATACCGAATTGGTCCTGGTGAGACCCACACCCAAATTTCGTGGTGGCAAAGCTAAACGTGGTCTGCGCAAGCAATTGAATGTTGCAGATATTTGTGACCGGTTAGCATCAGCTGCGGCACGCCAGGAGATATTGTTCTGTGAG GAAGTGAAGAAGCAGGCGACTGCCGAAATCGATGCCCTGTACGACGAGATAAGGCCAGCGATTGAAGAACATGAGAGGGACAGCCAAGACAATGTATCAACAAGCCTTGCAGAGCAGTGGATCGAGGCCAGCTGCTGCAAGTACAAAGCTGAGTTTGATCTATCTGCTGCGATTATCAAGAACTTGGCTTCGACGCCTCTGAGAGCAAAAGAAGATGTGAACCCTAGAGAACAAAATGGAGTGTTATACCTGCAAAACGGTCCATGA